The Thermomonospora curvata DSM 43183 DNA segment ATGAGCTACCTGGCCGGGAAGATCGTGCTCGCGGTCACCGCGGGCGCGCCCAACAACGACAAGGGCGAGTCAACGACCGCGCCGGTCAAGAAGGCCCGCATCCGCGGCGAGTGGTATCCCTACATCTCGGCGCAGGCGTTCCGGCGCTGGCTGCGCGAGACGATGACCGCGCTGGGATCGGTCCCCTCTCCCACCGAGCGTGTCGGCAAGGCGCAGGGAAAGGCGCAAAAGGCCACCACCGCGGGCGACCCGATCACCTATATCGACGATGACCTCTTCGGCTACATGAAGGCCGGCCCCAAAGGGGACGACAAGGGCACCACGCTTCGCGACAGCCCGTTCATGGTGGGCACGTTCCTGTCGGTCGAGCCGGCCAAGCCCACCACCGACTTCGGGGTGATGTCCCGCGGCATCGACGAGCCCGTGCTGCACTCCCACGAGTTCTACACCGCCGACCTGGCCGCGCCGTTCCTGCTGGACCTGCCCCGGGTGGGCACCTTCACCCTCCCGGAGAAGAACGGTGTGGGACGTCCGAACTACCTGAGCGAGCAGGAAGCGCTGGCGGTGGCCGGAGCGGTCCAGATGGGCGCCGTGCCGGTGAAGTTCCGCGGCCAGCAGGCGGTGCGGCTGCCGCTGGAGATACGCCGGGAGCGGGTCGCGCTGCTGCTGGAGGCGTTGGCCGAACTGGTCGGGGGCGCCAAGAAGGCGATCCACTACGGTGACCGCACTCCCGCCCTGGTGGCGCTGGTCCCGATGGCCGGCGGGGTGAACCCGCTGGGATTCGTAGTGGACGGCGCCGAGGACGGCAGCGGGCTGCAAGTGCGGGCCGAGGTGCTCAAGCAGGAACTGGACGCCTGGCAGGGGGAGTGGGAGGCCCCCGTCCGCTTCGGCTGGCGGCCGGGCTTTCGGGAGCTGGTCCGCAAGGAGTTCGAAACGGACGCGGCCGACCTGATCGAGGCGGAGAAGGTCACCATCGGCCACCCCAGGGTGATGCTGCGGGAACTGGCCGCGGAGATCCGCGACGGCCGGCACGACGCCTGGTTCGACGACCCCGCGCGGTGAAAGAGCCCCGCATGGCGGCGGACATCGACCACATCACCGCACCCCATCGCGCTCTCAGACCCTGCCGGCATATGACCGGACGCGCCGCGCGCGGGCCGGGAAGAGGAGGACGCCATGCCGGATGAACGCAGGCCGATCGAGGCCGTCCGCGTGCAGCTGTATGCGCCCGTGGCCTCTTTCCGCGACCCGATGTTCCCCGGGGTGACCCGCTGCCTGCCGGTCCCTCCGCCTTCGACGCTGCGGGGGATGCTGGCCGCGGCCACCGGCCGTCCCGCCGAACCGGTCGTGCTGGGGGTGTGCGCCTACGCCGAGGGACGCGGCGTGGACACCGAGACCTACCACCCGATCGCGGCCGACGGCTCCAACCCCGCGATCGGCGGACGCGTCAGGCCGGGCAAGGGCGGCATGACGATCCGGGAGCGTCCATTCCTGACCGGAGTGCACATCACTTTGTGGGTGCCGATGCCCGACGGGGAACGGATCGCCACGGCGCTGCGGCGACCGACCTGGGGCCTGCGGCTGGGACGCTCCCAAGACCTGGTGCACGTCCGCTCGATCACCCGGGTCGAGCTGGTGCCCACCGACCGGGCCCGCATCGGCCACGCGCTGGCTCCCCGCGGCGGACATCAGGCGCCGCAGGCGAACCTGCTGCGGCTGGCCGACCACGTCAGCACCGACCGGCTGCGCACCGACTACGGCGACTACCTGTGGTGCGCCGAACCGCCGACCGATGTCCGCCCGGTGGCCGGCGCCTACCGGGACGGCGATCAAGCGGTCTGGCTGCAGGCGCCGCCAGCGCCGGAGACCGGCGACGACGGCGAGCTCGCCGGAGTTTTCGGCAAGTCCAAGGCCGCATCCAAGCTGGGACGTCCCGAGCTGCTGATCGAGCACAGTGTCACCGTGCGAAGCGCCGCCCAGGCGGTGGCCGAACGCATCGGCTCACCGGGAATCCTGGCCGACCGCCCGGGATTTTGGACCCAGGTGGAGATCGCCGCCCTGCTGCACGATGCGGGCAAAGTAGCCGAAGGCTTCCAAAACCAGTTGCGCCCCGGCGGCGAGCCCTGGGGGGAGCGGCACGAGGTGCTCTCCCTGGCCTACGCCGACCTGCTGACCCGGCACCTGCCCGAATCCGACCGCACCATGATCGCAGTCGGGGTGGCCTTCCACCACAGGCCCCTGATCTCGGCGAGCGGACGGGACCTGCGGGAGATGTATCCGCCCGAGGCGGCCTGGGAACGCAAGTTCGGCCGCGATCCGGACGCTCCCCCCACGCGCCCCCGCGTCCAGGTCACCCCGGCCCGCCACGCCGCGCTGCTGCGCTGGCTGGCCGCCCAGCTCGGCATCCCGCCCCCGGAACCGGACGGACGGCGGCTATGGGAGCTGGCCCGCGACGCCTTCGCCCGTCTGCACGCCGCCTGGCGCGGCCGGGTCCCTCCCGAAGACGGGCTGGTCGCGGTGCTGCTGCAAGGAGCGGTCACCCTGGCCGATCGGTCCGGCTCCGCGCACGTGCCCCTGCAGACCCACATGCCGTTGCCGCGCCGGTACATCACCACCCTCCCCGCCCCCTACCCCCACCAGCGGGCCGCCGCCGAGACGACCGGGCACCTGGTGCTGTGCGCCCCCACCGGCAGCGGCAAGACCGAGGCCGGGCTGGCCTGGGCCTCCCGGCAGCTCGACGACATGCCCGGCCGTCCCCGGCTGCTGTGGGTCCTGCCGTACCGGGCCTCCATCGACGCCGCCCGCGACCGGTTCATCAAAAGCCTGCTGCCGGCTCCCGGCCAGAAGAAGCCCGACATCGGCGTCCTGCACGCGACCGCCGCCCGGACCCTGCTGGCGCGGGCCACCACCGACGATTGCCCGCCCGGCCCGCGCCAGGCGCGCAAGGCACGCGACCAGGCCGCCGCCATGCGGCTGTTCGCGCAACGCATCCGGGTCGCCACCCCCTACCAGCTGCTGCGCGGCGCCATCGCCGGGCCGAGCCACTCCAGCGTGCTGCTGGAGCAGGCCAACGCGCTCATCGCACTGGATGAGCTGCACGCCTACGACCCGGCCACGTTCGGACGATTGTGCGCGGCCATGCGGCTGTGGCAGATGCTCGGCAGCCGGGTGGTCGTCTTGTCGGCCACCCTCGCCCCACCCATGATCGACCTGCTCAAGGACACCCTCGACCAGGTGACCGTGCATCGGGCGCCGCCGGGCACCGCCCCCGACCGGCACCGCCTGGTGCTGGACGACCAGCCGATCACCGCACCGCAGAGCCTGGACCGCATCCGCCGCTGGCTGACCGAAGGCCACAGCGTGCTGGTCGTGGCCAACACCGTCGCCACCGCCCAGCGCCTGTACCGCGAACTGGCAGGTCACGCCAGAGCCGTCCTGCCCGACGACCCGGACGCGGCGATCCTGCTGCACTCGCGGTTCCGGGCCGAGGACCGCGCCGCCATCGAACGGCGGATCAGCACGCGCCACCCCGAACGCGCCGTCGGTGAAAACACCCGCCGCGGCGGGCTGGTGGTGGCCACCCAGGTGCTGGAGGTGTCGCTGTGCCTGGACTTCGACCGCGGGGTCAGTGAACTGGCGCCGATCGAGGCGGTCGCCCAGCGCGCCGGCCGGGTCAACCGGCGCGGACGCCATCCCGACGGCGTGGTGGAGTTCCGCGTCCACATGCCCGAATCCGCCCTGCCCTACGAGGAGGGCGCGCTGGATGCGGCCCTGTCGGCGCTGCGGAACACGCCCAGCCCGGTGATCTCCGAACAGACCGTGGAAACCTGGCTCCGCCACGCCTACGACACCGAGTGGGGACGGCAGTGGGCGAGCCAGGCCGAGCGTTACCGCAAGGAGTTCTTCGAATCCTTCCTCACCTTCTGCGACCCCTTCCACGACCGCACCGAACACGCGACCGGCCTGGACGAGGCGTTCGACAGCATCGAGGTCCTGCTGGAAAGCGACGCCGAAGAGTACAGCCTGCGCTCCAGCGGCCCCCATGGAGACCCGCTTCAAGCCGCCGGGCTGCTCATCCCGCTGCGCAAGGCCCAAATCCACCGCCTCCACCGCAACGGACGGGCACACCTGGACCGGGAGCGGGCACGCCGCGAACGACGCCCGCCCCTGTGGCTGATCAACGCCCCCTACAGCGAAGAAACCGGCCTGGACCTCAGCGCCGAGGCCACGTCCCCGCGGCAACCGGAGACCGTCCTGTGAAGTCGCTTCCCCGCCCGGACGCCATAGGCGGAGTGCACATCAAGTACCTGCTGCACTGCCCCAGACAGCTATGGCTGTACTCACGCGGCTACCGTCCCGAGCAGCGCAGCGACGCCGTCGCCTTCGGGGAGGCCGTGGACGAGACCACCTACACCCGCCGCCGCGACATCGACCTCGGCGAAGCCAAGATCGACTGGGTCACCACCGGCGCGATCGTCCACGAGACCAAATCCTCCCGCCGGCCCTCCGACCAGCATCGCGCCCAGGTCCGCCACTACTGCCTGCTGCTGGAACGCCGCGGCGTCAACGTCCGCGGCGGCGTCATCCACTACCCCCTCATCCGCCGCAAGATCGACGTCCCCTGGGACGCCACCGCCCGTACCGAAGCCGAAACCACCGAACAACAGGCCCAAGAAGTGATCGCGGCTTTGCACATACCGCCCCGCCTGCCCCGCAGCCGGTGCCGTGGCTGCGCCTACAACGACTACTGCTGGGCGGAGGCATGAGCTCCGCCGCCCGCACCTACTGGCTCACCGAGCCCTGCCGGATCCGCCGCGAAGCAGGCAGCATCCGCATAGAACGCTCCGACCGCAGCCCCGTCCGCATCCCCATCACCGATATCCGGGACCTGGTCGCCTTCGACCACATCGACATCAACACCTCAGCGGTCTCCCTGCTGAGTCGGCACGGCGTGATCGTCCACATCCTCGACCACTACGGCAACTACGCCGGCGCCATCACCCCGGCCGAGGACTCTTCTTCCGCCCTCGTCCTGCGACGCCAGGTCGCCCTCACCGCTGACGACGCCACCCGCCTGTCCATCGGCCGCGCCCTGGTGGCGGCGGCCGCGGCCAACGTCGCCTGGGCCTTGGACACCGACCTGCTCGATGCGCCACTGGCCCGGCTGCCCGAACAACTGGACGGCTGCCGCGACACCGAGCAGCTCATGGGAATCGAAGGCAACTTCCGTCGTACCGCCTGGGAGACCCTGGACACCTTCCTGCCCCCATGGCTCCGCCTGCAAGGCCGCACCCGCCGCCCACCGGCCAACGCGGGCAACGCCTTCATCAGCTACCTCAACTCCATCACCTACGCCCGCGTCCTCACCGCTTTGCGCTGCACGCCTCTCCACCCGGCCCTGGGCTTCATGCACGCCGACACCGACCGCCGCCGCAACACCCTCGCCCTCGACCTGGCCGAACCGTTCAAGCCCTTGTTCGCCGAACGGCTCCTCCGCCGTGCCGCCGCCCAGAAAACACTCACCCCTGCGGACTTCGAAAGCGACGTCAACCACGCATCCCTCAGCAAGTCCGGCCGCAAGAAGGTCGCAGAGCTCATCCGAACCGAGCTCGCCACCACCGTCCACCACCGAGCCCTCAAGCGAAAGGTCTCCTACGAAGAGCTCCTCCACCTGGAGGCCCTCAAAATCGTCCGACTCTGCCTGGAAGGCACTCCCTACAAGCCGTTCCGCCCCTGGTGGTGACCGATGTTCGTCATCGTCGTCTACGACACCCTCGCCGAACGCAACCCCCGCGTCCTACGCACTTGCCGCCGTTACCTGCACTGGGTACAGCGCAGCGTCTTCCAAGGCGAACTCTCCGCAGCCCAGCACCGAACCTTCATCTCCGAGATCAAGCAACACATCGACCCCGGATACGACAGCGTCCTGATCTACCGGACCAGGACACCCCACCACATCGAAACCCAAACCCTCGGCCAGACCCTTGGCAACACCGACCCCGTCCTGTAAGAAGAACCTTCTGACCTGCACATCTGCACTACCGCCGGACCGCTGCAAAAACGCCCGACCAACCTCCCTGCGAGATGCCTCTGAGCTGCGACTTTACTCTCGGGTCGCTCATCACCCCTGGAGGGATCGCAACGTGGGCCGGATATCGGAGTCCTGCGGGTTGGCAAGGATGTCGCTCATCACCCCTGGAGGGATCGCAACAGGCGAGACGCTCGGCGTATTCGGCGCCGACTTCAACGTCGCTCATCACCCCTGGAGGGATCGCAACTTGGGGTCGACCACGTCCGGACCGGCGCCCTGTTGTCTGGTCGCTCATCACCCCTGGAGGGATCGCAACCACTGCCAGGCGTACATGGGGTCGTCGACGCCGGGGAGTCGCTCATCACCCCTGGAGGGATCGCAACGCCGGACCGAGGCTCCGGCCGAGGCCGCCGAGGCGCTGGTCGCTCATCACCCCTGGAGGGATCGCAACGCCGACGGGTGCAGCTCCGGCCACTGCTGCGCCTGCTGGTCGCTCATCACCCCTGGAGGGATCGCAACCGGGCGGAGCGGGCCGGGGCGGTGCCGGTCAGCACGTCGCTCATCACCCCTGGAGGGATCGCAACCGGCCTGGCCGGCGGCCGCCCTGGTGATCGCGACGTCGCTCATCACCCCTGGAGGGATCGCAACCTCGGTGGCGTCTGCGCGGCGCTCGTCTCGCCGCTCGCGTCGCTCATCACCCCTGGAGGGATCGCAACGCGGGCAGCGTGCCCTTGCGGTAGGCGACCTCCCGTCGCTCATCGCCCCTGGAGGGATCGCAACATGGTGATGCTGGACGCCGCCCGCCGCAGCACCCGTCGCTCATCACCCCTGGAGGGATCGCAACCCGTCCCAGTCCTGGAGCAGGATTTCACAGTCTCCGGGGTCGCTCATCACCCCTGGAGGGATCGCAACTCCACAGCGGGCGGGGAGATCAGCAACGCCCCCAGCGTCGCTCATCACCCCTGGAGGGATCGCAACTCCACAGCGGGCGGGGAGATCAGCAACGCCCCCAGCGTCGCTCATCACCCCTGGAGGGATCGCAACTAGGTGCCCCACATGCGCAGGATGTCGCCGGTGCCACGTCGCTCATCACCCCTGGAGGGATCGCAATCAGATCAGCGAGCGGGACCAGCCGCAGCGCCGGGCGTCGCTCATCATCCCCGGAAGGATCGGAGCACGCTAAGACCTGTAGACATCGGTGATTCAGCGGCTACTCATCCTCCCTGGAGAAGCCGCGACTCGGAGTCGCTGATGTTATTGAATAGACTGGATTTTCCAGTAATTTAACTACTCTAATTTATTGGCACGGGTGGATTGGTCTGGTGTTTGTGAATTTTGCTGGAATGAATGATTTTTGTTCAATTTGGATGTTCTTTGGGTGTTGAATTTTTCTGGCGACTAGATGGTTGCTTGTGAATATTGATTCAGGGTGGGGTTAGCGCTTCCAGCTTGTCGTTTCCGCCGCTGGGTTACTCGGCAGTGGTCAGGTCTTCGATGTGGGGAGTGATAGCTCCAGAGCGGTTTCAATGTGTTCGGCGGTGGGTTCGGAGAGGCCTGCGAGGTCGCTGATTGTCCAGGCGATTCGGGTGATCCGGATGGCTGTTCGTATTGACAGTGATCCTGTCTGGATCGCTGCTTCGAGAGGGCGTAGGGCGGCGGTGGATGGCATGAAGTAGCGGCGCATTTGGTGGAGAGGGATGTGGCCGTTCTTGGTCCACGAGGTGTTGGCCAGTCTGCTGGATGCGCGGGCGCGGGCCTCGGCGATGCGGGCTGTGGCCTGAGCGGTTGTGATGTGGGCGGGTGTGAGTAGTGGGGTTTGGGACGACAGGTCGTCGAGGTTGAGGGTGAGGTCGATGTTGTTGCCGAGGCGGCTGAGCAGGCGGTCGAGGTAGCGAGTGCGGTGCTGGGGGTCGCATTCGCAGGTCGTTTGGCAAAGGGCGCTGCAGGGGCAGGGGGCGGTGGTCAGGACGAGCTGGATGTCGGCGGGGAAGCGGGTGATCGAGCCGCTGCGGGTGACGGTGATTTGACGGTCGTTGAGGGGTTGGCGGAGCAGCTCCAGGGCGCTGGTGGGGAAGTCCGCGGCGTTTGCCGGATGGAGGATTCCTTGGTGGGCGAGGGCGATCTCACCGGGTAGGGCGGGGCTGCTCGCGTTTCCGCATAGGGAGTCGGGGGTGCTGGTGGGGGCGGGGGAGCGGTAGGGCGGTCGGGTGATCAGTGGATCGTGCGGGTTCACGAGTCCGGCGGCGGAGTGGATCGCTGTGGCCTCCAGGGCGGCGGCAGGGGTGAGATCGGGGAGGAGCGGCGGCAGTGCTCGTCCATATCGGGCCGGGTTCTGGCGGCCGGTGATCAGCAGGTGGTGACCCCCTGCAGCGGCTACTTGCAGGGCCAACGCGGCGGCTTCGGGGAGGCGGAGGTCTGCAAGGTCGGGGAAGGTGGGCTTTGGCGCAGGGGGCGCTGCGGGGGTGCGGGGTGCGGAGGGTGGTGTTCCGGTGGTGAGC contains these protein-coding regions:
- the cas7i gene encoding type I-B CRISPR-associated protein Cas7/Cst2/DevR, coding for MSYLAGKIVLAVTAGAPNNDKGESTTAPVKKARIRGEWYPYISAQAFRRWLRETMTALGSVPSPTERVGKAQGKAQKATTAGDPITYIDDDLFGYMKAGPKGDDKGTTLRDSPFMVGTFLSVEPAKPTTDFGVMSRGIDEPVLHSHEFYTADLAAPFLLDLPRVGTFTLPEKNGVGRPNYLSEQEALAVAGAVQMGAVPVKFRGQQAVRLPLEIRRERVALLLEALAELVGGAKKAIHYGDRTPALVALVPMAGGVNPLGFVVDGAEDGSGLQVRAEVLKQELDAWQGEWEAPVRFGWRPGFRELVRKEFETDAADLIEAEKVTIGHPRVMLRELAAEIRDGRHDAWFDDPAR
- a CDS encoding CRISPR-associated helicase/endonuclease Cas3, with the protein product MPDERRPIEAVRVQLYAPVASFRDPMFPGVTRCLPVPPPSTLRGMLAAATGRPAEPVVLGVCAYAEGRGVDTETYHPIAADGSNPAIGGRVRPGKGGMTIRERPFLTGVHITLWVPMPDGERIATALRRPTWGLRLGRSQDLVHVRSITRVELVPTDRARIGHALAPRGGHQAPQANLLRLADHVSTDRLRTDYGDYLWCAEPPTDVRPVAGAYRDGDQAVWLQAPPAPETGDDGELAGVFGKSKAASKLGRPELLIEHSVTVRSAAQAVAERIGSPGILADRPGFWTQVEIAALLHDAGKVAEGFQNQLRPGGEPWGERHEVLSLAYADLLTRHLPESDRTMIAVGVAFHHRPLISASGRDLREMYPPEAAWERKFGRDPDAPPTRPRVQVTPARHAALLRWLAAQLGIPPPEPDGRRLWELARDAFARLHAAWRGRVPPEDGLVAVLLQGAVTLADRSGSAHVPLQTHMPLPRRYITTLPAPYPHQRAAAETTGHLVLCAPTGSGKTEAGLAWASRQLDDMPGRPRLLWVLPYRASIDAARDRFIKSLLPAPGQKKPDIGVLHATAARTLLARATTDDCPPGPRQARKARDQAAAMRLFAQRIRVATPYQLLRGAIAGPSHSSVLLEQANALIALDELHAYDPATFGRLCAAMRLWQMLGSRVVVLSATLAPPMIDLLKDTLDQVTVHRAPPGTAPDRHRLVLDDQPITAPQSLDRIRRWLTEGHSVLVVANTVATAQRLYRELAGHARAVLPDDPDAAILLHSRFRAEDRAAIERRISTRHPERAVGENTRRGGLVVATQVLEVSLCLDFDRGVSELAPIEAVAQRAGRVNRRGRHPDGVVEFRVHMPESALPYEEGALDAALSALRNTPSPVISEQTVETWLRHAYDTEWGRQWASQAERYRKEFFESFLTFCDPFHDRTEHATGLDEAFDSIEVLLESDAEEYSLRSSGPHGDPLQAAGLLIPLRKAQIHRLHRNGRAHLDRERARRERRPPLWLINAPYSEETGLDLSAEATSPRQPETVL
- the cas4 gene encoding CRISPR-associated protein Cas4 — translated: MKSLPRPDAIGGVHIKYLLHCPRQLWLYSRGYRPEQRSDAVAFGEAVDETTYTRRRDIDLGEAKIDWVTTGAIVHETKSSRRPSDQHRAQVRHYCLLLERRGVNVRGGVIHYPLIRRKIDVPWDATARTEAETTEQQAQEVIAALHIPPRLPRSRCRGCAYNDYCWAEA
- the cas1b gene encoding type I-B CRISPR-associated endonuclease Cas1b, with protein sequence MSSAARTYWLTEPCRIRREAGSIRIERSDRSPVRIPITDIRDLVAFDHIDINTSAVSLLSRHGVIVHILDHYGNYAGAITPAEDSSSALVLRRQVALTADDATRLSIGRALVAAAAANVAWALDTDLLDAPLARLPEQLDGCRDTEQLMGIEGNFRRTAWETLDTFLPPWLRLQGRTRRPPANAGNAFISYLNSITYARVLTALRCTPLHPALGFMHADTDRRRNTLALDLAEPFKPLFAERLLRRAAAQKTLTPADFESDVNHASLSKSGRKKVAELIRTELATTVHHRALKRKVSYEELLHLEALKIVRLCLEGTPYKPFRPWW
- the cas2 gene encoding CRISPR-associated endonuclease Cas2; this encodes MFVIVVYDTLAERNPRVLRTCRRYLHWVQRSVFQGELSAAQHRTFISEIKQHIDPGYDSVLIYRTRTPHHIETQTLGQTLGNTDPVL
- a CDS encoding ATP-binding protein, whose amino-acid sequence is MPTVTTHAIAVIGIEGFLLDIEASAVQGPSSLHLHGLPDATARETQDRIQAAIINAGLHRSHGQITVSLLPASLPKHGSSFDLAIAVAALAANDEAIPSAALSKVVFAAELGLDGSLRPVRAMTPTALAAAQAGCSAIVVAHANAAEAGLPPGLQVIAADTLTEVITWLTTGTPPSAPRTPAAPPAPKPTFPDLADLRLPEAAALALQVAAAGGHHLLITGRQNPARYGRALPPLLPDLTPAAALEATAIHSAAGLVNPHDPLITRPPYRSPAPTSTPDSLCGNASSPALPGEIALAHQGILHPANAADFPTSALELLRQPLNDRQITVTRSGSITRFPADIQLVLTTAPCPCSALCQTTCECDPQHRTRYLDRLLSRLGNNIDLTLNLDDLSSQTPLLTPAHITTAQATARIAEARARASSRLANTSWTKNGHIPLHQMRRYFMPSTAALRPLEAAIQTGSLSIRTAIRITRIAWTISDLAGLSEPTAEHIETALELSLPTSKT